In Flavobacterium luteolum, the DNA window GAAGTTTTGATCTTTAACTTCAGAGGATCTTTTTGGTCCTAATTTCCCAGAAATGATGATTGTTCCTACCACAAAACCAACAGCTAAAATAAACTGCATTAAAATAGGAATGTAACTGTATTGATCTGATTGCATAAACTTAGGTTTTATACTTAAAAAATGAGCCACAAAGATAACTTGGAAGTCTGTAAAACACAAGTTAAAAAAGGATTTAAGTAGGGTGCGAAACCGTGTTTGTGTCTAATTTTTATTCATTATAAATAACATTGTGTTATTTTAATATTTTTTTAAGAATAAGGCCAAAAAAAAACGTCCCGAATACTTCGGGACGTCTTCTTAGACCATTCAGAGGCAAAAAAAATAAATTGCTATATTTTTCTTAGATTACTGCTACTTTAGCAGCAACTTTCCCTTTTCTTCCTTCTTCTTCTTCATAGCTTACACGGTCACCTTCGCGTAATTCTTCCGCGTTAATTCCTGAAGCGTGAACGAAGATGTCCTTTCCTGTTTCTTCGTCTGTAATGAATCCATAACCTTTAGATTCATTGAAAAATTTTACTGTACCTGTACGCATTGTAATTGTAATAATAATTTATAATAAAACAAATGTAATATAT includes these proteins:
- a CDS encoding cold-shock protein, with translation MRTGTVKFFNESKGYGFITDEETGKDIFVHASGINAEELREGDRVSYEEEEGRKGKVAAKVAVI